TGGCGCGCCTCAGGCCGCTTCGCTGCGGTCAGGCGGAACTTGTTCTGACGCTCGCGGTTCTCATGGCAGACGCGCATCGGGATCGATCACATCAGCAGACCTGGCACCATAAAATACACCTACCCTTCGCAGCCTTAAACCGGGGCAAACAGATATAATATGGCAGAGATCCCGATTGTTCCGTGCATTTATTATGTTCCGCCTGTATTTTTTTGCGACGAAAACATATCTGATAAGCTTTCTAAGCTCACATCAATGGGCTTTACGCACATATGTACGGCGCCGGTGTTCAAGACCGGACGTCGGGGCGATCCTTTTGTCGCCTCGAGTTTCGGCGTCGTCGCCGAGGAGATTGCCGAGCCAGGGTTGGAAAATACACCTGCAGCGTGGATCGAGAGAAAGGCCAAGACCTGCCGCGCTCACAAGCTTCAACTTCTCGTTGACGTAGTTGTTGGTCGTCTGGCGGACGACGCGCACATACCGGAGCTACATGAAAGTTTCACGCCCCATCGTGCCGACGTTATCGACCCGCGCCATCTGAGTAACTGCGGCGTCCGCGTTGCTCGGTGGGATGACGCTACGATCGAGGATCTCGTTGTCGCCTATTACGCCAAGATGCTGGCGCTCCTTCATGCAAGTGGCGCGGCGGGCTTCCGGTGCGTAAACGCCCCTGAAGTTCCCGCCCACGTCTGGACCCGGCTCATCGTGAGCACCAAGCAAGAGGCAGCAGACTGCATTTTCATCGCCGACGTTGCGGGCGCGCGGCCGGCTGCCATCGCCGAGCTTAAGGGGTGCGGCTTCGACATTGTCCAATCCTCGCTGGCGCGATGGGACTATCGCTCCGCCGATCTCGTCGCTTGGCAGCAAGCAAGCCATCAGGTTGCGCCGTTCTTATTGGCGGTGGAAACGCCATTCAGCCGTCGCCTTGCCGCGTCGGCCGGTGATGATTGGCTTTGCGCGGCGAAGCGAGCCCTCAGTGTCGCTGCGTTTGCCGGCGCGGGAATTATGGTGCCCCACGGCTTCCAACGAGGAACCACAATACCAATGGGTGGTCACAGCGAAGAGAATGCGGCGGTCCCGGAGGATCTAACCGGGGCGCTCTCTAAGATTTTGAGGAGCCTGAGAGAAGAGAATTATAACAGGCACGATGACTCGCTCCACGCAATGAGTGGCCCTGACGCGCCCGTGACGGTCCTCTTACGGGCGGATCAAGCTGCTCCGCGCGCAGCAAAGGAAGCGACGCTAATCCTTATTAACCCGGCCCTCGACCGCCCCGCCATTATCACAGCTGATAGCTTAGGACCTCTACCATCTACATCTCTCCAATACGTGGCTGACGACATCCACATCCCCGGGGCCGAGAGAATTAGCCTCGGGGCTGGGGCGGTGATGCGCCTGCGCTCGCAGCCCGCCCCGGCTGTCTTGTGTTCTCCAGCATCGGGCGCTGTGCAGCACGCGGGCCGGGCGCCCCGTATCGTGATCGAAAATGTGGCTCCGGCGGTGGACGGGGGTCGGTTTGCTGTCAAGCATATCCTCGGCTGTCCTATCAATGTGACGGCTGATCTTTTCCTAGACGGGCATGACAAGATTGCGGCTCGGATCCTTTGGCGCGCCCTCGACGATCCGGAGTGGCAAACTGCTCCGATGGCGCTCGTCGAGAACGACCGCTGGGAGGGCAGCTTCATTCCCACACGCCTAGGCCGCCACGTCTACACCATCGAGGCTTGGCGCGACGCCTATGCGTCCTGGCGCGACGAGGTGGAGAAGAAGCGCGCCGCGCGTCAGACACTCGACCTGGCACTCGCGGAGGGACTTCTCCATCTACGCGACGCATCTGCGAACGCTCGATCCACAGAAGGAGAGAAGCTTGCGGCGGCACTTGCGGCGGCTGAAGCCGAAGTCACGGCCGACGCAGCTGTCGATCGGCTTTTTGATCCCCATGTAGCCCGGCTAGCGGCCGCCTGTGACCCGCAGGAGCACCGGACGCGCTACCCTGTTGAAATACCGCTATTGATCGAGCGCCTAGGAGCCGCGTTTGCCAGCTGGTATGAGCTGTTTCCCCGCTCCGAGACCAGCGATGCACGGCAGCATGGGACGTTGCTCGGCGTCATCGGGCGCCTGCCCGCAATTCGGGATATGGGCTTCGACGTCCTATATTTTCCGCCGATTCACCCAATCGGTCGCAAAAACCGGAAAGGCCGCAATAACGCGCTGACAGCGGGCCCAGACGAGCCCGGCAGCCCCTATGCCATCGGCAGCGAAGACGGAGGGCACGACGCCATCCACCCCGAACTCGGCACACTTGAGGATTTCCGTCGATTGCGCGATGCAGCCGCCGCTCATGGCATCGAGCTGGCCCTTGATTTTGCAATCCAATGCTCGCCCGACCATCCGTGGCTGACGGAACATCCCGAATGGTTCGCCTGGCGGCCGGACGGAAGCATTCGTTATGCAGAGAACCCTCCGAAGCGCTATGAGGACATTGTCAATGTCGATTTCTACGCCGAGGGCTCCGTTCCAGCACTCTGGCTTGCGTTGCGTGATGTTGTGCTGACGTGGGCAGCAGAAGGCGTGCGCCTCTTCCGCGTCGACAATCCGCACACCAAGCCACTTCCGTTTTGGGAGTGGATGATCGCGGATGTGACGTCCCGCTACCCTGACGTGGTTTTCCTATCGGAAGCCTTTACAAAGCCAAAAATGATGTACCGACTGGCGAAGGTCGGATTCTCCCAGTCCTACACATACTTCACGTGGCGAAATGACAAAGGAGGCCTCACGGAATATTTGTCTGAACTCACTCAATCTCCTGTACGAGACTATTTCCGGCCGCATTTCTTCGTGAACACACCGGATATCAATCCGATATTTCTGCAGACATCCGGTCGGCCGGGCTTTCTCATCCGCGCAGCCCTGGCCACCACGTTGTCGGGCCTATGGGGCATGTATTCCGGATTTGAGCTGTGCGAAGCAGATCCATTACCGGGCAAGGAAGAATACCAGGACTCTGAGAAATACGAGATCAAGCCGCGGGATTGGCAAAAGCCAGGCAACATCATCGATGCAATCACACAGCTGAACCGCATTCGCAAAGCCAATCCGGCGCTGCGAACACATCTCGGGCTCAAGTTCTACAATGCCTTCGATGATCGCGTCATCTACTACGGCAAGGCAACGCCGGCCCGCGACAATGCCATCCTTGTCCTAGTAAACCTCGACCCATTTAACGCGAGGACGTTTTCATTCGAGCTTCCGCTGTGGGAATGGGGTCTCGGTGACAACGCCGCGCTGGCTATCGACGATTTGCTGAATGAGCGGACCTTTCTCCTGGAAGGCAAGTCGCAATGGATGACTCTCGACCCGCATCGTCAGCCCTACGCCATCTGGCGCGTTCGCCCGGCTGGAGGGCATTGACATGGCGAAACGCCGGAAAATTTCACCGCTTCCCTCCGATCCGCAGTGGTACAAGGACGCGATCATCTATCAACTTCATATCAAATCGTTTTTTGACGCCAATAACGACGGTGTCGGTGACTTTGCCGGGCTTATAAATAAGCTTGACTATATTGCAGGACTGGGGGTTACGGCGATATGGCTGCTCCCCTTCTATCCCTCGCCAAGACGTGATGACGGCTATGACATCGCTGCCTATCGCGACGTGCATACCGATTACGGCGTGATGGCAGATGTCAAACGGTTCATCGACGAAGCCCACGCACGTGGACTGCGCGTCATCACGGAACTCGTGATTAATCACACCTCGGATCAGCATCCGTGGTTCCAGAAAGCGCGCCACGCGAAGCCGGGCTCGGCTGCACGCAACTTCTATGTCTGGTCAGATAATGATCAAGCTTATGCCGGCACACGCATTATCTTTCTCGACACGGAGAAGTCGAACTGGACGTGGGATCCAATCGCTGGCGCTTATTACTGGCACCGTTTCTATTCTCATCAGCCTGACCTGAACTTCGACAACCCGCAGGTTGTGCGGGCCGTCCTCAGCGTGATGCGGTTTTGGCTTGATCTCGGCGTCGATGGCTTGCGCCTGGACGCGGTTCCTTATCTTGTGGAGCGTGAAGGCACCATCAACGAAAATCTGCCGGAGACGCATGCCATCCTGAAACGCATCCGCGCCGAACTCGACGCGAACTATCCCGACCGGATGCTTCTGGCGGAAGCGAACCAGTGGCCTGAAGATACACAGCAGTATTTCGGCGAGGGAGACGAATGCCATATGGCTTTCCACTTCCCGCTGATGCCGCGGATGTATATGTCTATTGCGCGCGAAGATCGATTCCCTATTACCGATATTCTGCGGCAAACTCCCGATATACCCGAAAATTGCCAATGGGCCATATTCCTGCGTAACCATGACGAGCTCACGCTTGAGATGGTGACCGATAGCGAACGCGACTACCTTTGGCAGGTCTACGCATCAGATAGACGGGCGCGCATCAACCTCGGCATCCGTCGGCGCCTTGCCCCCCTGCTCGAACGCGATCGCCGCCGCATCGAGCTGATGAATGCCCTTCTCCAATCCATGCCCGGTACTCCCGTGATCTACTATGGAGATGAGATTGGAATGGGCGACAACATCCATCTCGGGGATCGCGATGGAGTGCGCACGCCGATGCAGTGGTCTGCCGATCGCAATGGAGGTTTCTCGCGCGCAGACCCTGAGCAGCTCGTTCTGCCGCCGATCATGGATACGCTCTATGGTTTCGAGGCGATAAATGTCGAAGCGCAGAATAGGGATCCGCATTCTCTGCTGAATTGGATGCGACGAATGCTCGCGACTCGCCGCAAGCATGCTGCTTTCGGCCGTGGAACTCTCCGGTTTCTCTATCCGCGCAATCGCAAGATCCTGGCCTATTTGCGCGAATATCAAGATGAGACTATCCTGTGCGTAGCCAACCTATCCCGGTCGCCCCAAGCGGTCGAGCTCGATCTGTCTGCCTTTGCCGGTCGCATTCCGGTGGAGATGACC
This portion of the Chelatococcus sp. YT9 genome encodes:
- a CDS encoding alpha-1,4-glucan--maltose-1-phosphate maltosyltransferase is translated as MIENVAPAVDGGRFAVKHILGCPINVTADLFLDGHDKIAARILWRALDDPEWQTAPMALVENDRWEGSFIPTRLGRHVYTIEAWRDAYASWRDEVEKKRAARQTLDLALAEGLLHLRDASANARSTEGEKLAAALAAAEAEVTADAAVDRLFDPHVARLAAACDPQEHRTRYPVEIPLLIERLGAAFASWYELFPRSETSDARQHGTLLGVIGRLPAIRDMGFDVLYFPPIHPIGRKNRKGRNNALTAGPDEPGSPYAIGSEDGGHDAIHPELGTLEDFRRLRDAAAAHGIELALDFAIQCSPDHPWLTEHPEWFAWRPDGSIRYAENPPKRYEDIVNVDFYAEGSVPALWLALRDVVLTWAAEGVRLFRVDNPHTKPLPFWEWMIADVTSRYPDVVFLSEAFTKPKMMYRLAKVGFSQSYTYFTWRNDKGGLTEYLSELTQSPVRDYFRPHFFVNTPDINPIFLQTSGRPGFLIRAALATTLSGLWGMYSGFELCEADPLPGKEEYQDSEKYEIKPRDWQKPGNIIDAITQLNRIRKANPALRTHLGLKFYNAFDDRVIYYGKATPARDNAILVLVNLDPFNARTFSFELPLWEWGLGDNAALAIDDLLNERTFLLEGKSQWMTLDPHRQPYAIWRVRPAGGH